A genomic region of Silurus meridionalis isolate SWU-2019-XX chromosome 7, ASM1480568v1, whole genome shotgun sequence contains the following coding sequences:
- the LOC124389022 gene encoding NAD(P)(+)--arginine ADP-ribosyltransferase 2-like — translation MKTAVKFSSTGNNIVPALLIILTVCCPVKLSRTSDSGYKLDMAKDSVDDQFKGCENKMFQLIKDKILPKEFKFDVNFTTTWNKYKNIQNYFKRIIKVYTSPTGSYSKLNDAVSSGRPKYKTHFNYKAYHFLLTRAIQTYQLKKCTDVYRKTPTTFDLAVRAQEMRFGRFTSTSLKNNFPGFGNATCFKIKTCFGADISSMSSVPYEKEVLIPPYEKFKIKKIQKNKNKCNVCYTLESAGRFSNMNCVLQPNSHL, via the exons ATGAAGACAGCTGTGAAGTTCTCCAGCACTGGCAACAACATCGTCCCTGCACTCCTCATTATTTTGACTGTTTGCTGCCCAGTG aaactgTCCCGGACATCAGACTCTGGATATAAACTGGACATGGCAAAAGATTCTGTCGATGATCAATTCAAAGGCTGCGAGAATAAAATGTTCCAGCTGATTAAAGACAAGATTCTACCTAAAGAATTCAAATTTGATGTAAATTTTACTACAACTTGGAACAAATACAAGAACATTcagaattattttaaaaggaTAATAAAAGTCTACACATCTCCTACTGGGTCTTATTCAAAGCTCAATGATGCTGTGAGCTCAGGAAggccaaaatataaaacacatttcaattATAAAGCCTACCATTTCTTGCTAACACGCGCCATACAAAcatatcaattaaaaaaatgcactgatgTTTATCGTAAGACCCCCACTACTTTTGATTTAGCTGTTCGTGCTCAGGAAATGCGATTCGGCAGGTTTACCTCAACTTCgcttaaaaataattttcctgGATTTGGTAACGCCACCTGTTTCAAGATTAAGACCTGCTTTGGTGCAGACATATCCAGTATGTCTTCTGTGCCTTATGAGAAAGAGGTGCTAATCCCACCTTAtgaaaaattcaaaataaaaaaaattcagaaaaacaagaacaaatgtAATGTCTGTTACACGCTAGAGAGCGCTGGCAGATTTAGTAATATGAACTGTGTGCTGCAACCCAATTCACACCTGTAA
- the LOC124389070 gene encoding NAD(P)(+)--arginine ADP-ribosyltransferase 2-like — MTAVKFSSTGNNIVAALLIIFTVCCQVKLSRTSNSGYKLDMAKDSVDDQFIGCEKTMFYKIKQQILPKEFKFDVGFTTTWNKYKNIPDDFKRIIKVYTSPYGSYSKLNNAVGSGRPKYKTHFNYKAYHFLLTRAIQKYQVKQCTNVFRWTKVNFDSAFRGQQMRFGRFASTTLKSNLPGFGTKTCFKIRTCFGAYISSMSVFPNEQEVLIPPYEKFIITNVMYNTMNCRIVYTLQSTGKFSNMNCALLKNY, encoded by the exons atgacagctGTGAAGTTCTCCAGCACCGGCAACAACATCGTCGCTGCACTTCTCATTATTTTCACTGTTTGCTGCCAAGTG aAACTGTCCCGGACATCAAACTCTGGATATAAACTGGACATGGCAAAAGATTCTGTCGATGATCAATTCATAGGCTGTGAGAAAACAATGTTCTACAAGATTAAACAACAGATTCTACCTAAAGAGTTCAAATTTGATGTAGGTTTTACTACAACTTGGAACAAATACAAGAACATTCCGGATGATTTTAAAAGGATAATAAAAGTCTACACATCCCCTTATGGGTCTTATTCAAAGCTGAATAATGCTGTGGGCTCAGGAAggccaaaatataaaacacatttcaattATAAAGCCTACCATTTCTTGCTAACACGCGCTATACAAAAGTATCAAGTGAAGCAATGCACTAATGTTTTCCGGTGGACCAAGGTTAATTTTGATTCAGCTTTTCGTGGTCAGCAGATGAGATTCGGCAGGTTTGCGTCAACTACACTTAAATCTAACTTGCCTGGATTTGGTACAAAGACCTGTTTTAAAATTAGAACCTGCTTTGGTGCATACATATCCAGTATGTCTGTGTTCCCTAATGAGCAAGAGGTGCTAATCCCACCTTATGAAAAATTCATAATCACAAATGTTATGTATAACACAATGAATTGCAGGATTGTTTACACTCTACAGAGCACTGGCAAATTTAGTAATATGAACTGTGCGCTGctgaaaaattattaa